In Tessaracoccus flavus, the following are encoded in one genomic region:
- a CDS encoding transglutaminase family protein has translation MRQAPENLAARRYFVKHRTSYLYSEPVTLCHERGFLTPRQAPSQTVLAHGTRVTPEPLLESVHTDRFGNTSHYLEIHYPHTQLEVVKEAIVDVAWPEIHTDQLDQWTLGSAQRAIAGNAALRLDRAMYGLPSRYVDAPGGLDAYADTILAPNLGFGQALVELTRGIHRDFAYRPGVTSVRTTVGELLDLRAGVCQDFTHLGLAILRSLGIPARYVSGYIETRPAPGKQKLEGSDASHAWISALAPNGAWIDVDPTNAQFADSRYIVTAWGRDFADVSPLRGVVVTEAASSRMSVGVDVLPMVGDDAPPISVLGLSLS, from the coding sequence GTGAGGCAGGCACCCGAGAATCTGGCTGCCCGCCGCTACTTCGTCAAGCACAGGACCAGCTACCTCTACTCCGAACCGGTCACCCTCTGCCACGAGCGCGGGTTCCTCACCCCACGGCAGGCTCCGAGCCAGACCGTGCTTGCGCACGGCACCCGCGTGACACCCGAGCCGCTGCTGGAGAGCGTGCACACCGACCGCTTCGGTAACACCAGTCACTACCTGGAGATCCACTACCCCCACACGCAGCTCGAGGTCGTCAAGGAGGCGATCGTCGACGTCGCGTGGCCAGAGATCCACACGGACCAGCTCGACCAGTGGACCCTGGGGTCCGCGCAGAGGGCGATCGCCGGCAATGCGGCGCTCCGGCTTGATCGAGCGATGTACGGCCTACCGTCGCGCTACGTCGACGCCCCCGGCGGTCTGGACGCGTACGCCGACACGATCCTCGCCCCCAACCTGGGCTTCGGGCAGGCTCTGGTGGAGCTCACCCGCGGCATCCACCGCGACTTCGCATACCGGCCCGGCGTCACGTCCGTCCGCACGACGGTGGGGGAACTGCTCGACCTGCGTGCCGGCGTCTGCCAGGACTTCACCCATCTCGGGTTGGCGATCCTGCGCAGCCTCGGCATCCCCGCCCGCTACGTCTCCGGCTACATCGAGACCCGGCCCGCCCCAGGCAAGCAGAAGTTGGAGGGATCGGACGCGTCACACGCCTGGATCTCGGCGCTCGCTCCGAACGGAGCCTGGATCGACGTCGACCCGACGAATGCCCAGTTCGCGGACTCCCGCTACATCGTCACCGCCTGGGGCCGTGACTTCGCCGACGTGAGCCCCCTCCGGGGGGTGGTGGTGACGGAGGCCGCGTCGTCGAGGATGTCGGTCGGGGTCGACGTTTTGCCCATGGTCGGCGACGACGCGCCCCCGATCAGCGTGCTGGGACTCAGCCTCAGCTGA
- a CDS encoding DUF2510 domain-containing protein: MAEPGWYADPTAPSGRRYWDGARWADLDTRTSRRPNAWLWFVLALVVVGALVAALVFLPNSSSPFGATPVDTRTARPTGSQWNELVPSETPSPTAIESGFGAPIDCPISDEFPRSEVRGGEISGGGLTIQEPPGREWRESPAWIDWMYDYNSVIRDIAPGWISNVGVGYIKVSDGFAQNPATMAEQFVTCMASSGMFLGFTKREILINEEYVVSDRIGWRLQSNVYVGNQIHNGIEGDVVDIIVVPTDDEDRFSVYVSCATIGHEENLEQVAVSLETLRYDG; this comes from the coding sequence ATGGCAGAGCCGGGCTGGTACGCAGATCCGACGGCGCCCTCGGGGCGGCGTTACTGGGATGGCGCGCGCTGGGCCGACCTCGACACCCGCACCAGCCGGCGCCCCAACGCCTGGCTGTGGTTCGTGCTCGCGCTCGTCGTCGTGGGTGCGCTGGTGGCGGCGCTCGTCTTCCTGCCCAACAGCTCCAGCCCTTTCGGGGCGACCCCCGTCGATACGCGGACGGCCCGGCCGACCGGGAGCCAGTGGAACGAGCTCGTGCCGAGCGAGACGCCTTCGCCCACCGCCATCGAGAGCGGATTCGGCGCTCCGATCGACTGCCCCATCTCGGACGAGTTCCCCCGCAGCGAGGTGCGTGGCGGCGAGATCAGCGGCGGGGGTCTGACGATCCAGGAACCGCCCGGCCGCGAGTGGAGGGAGAGCCCCGCCTGGATCGACTGGATGTACGACTACAACTCCGTCATCCGCGACATCGCCCCCGGCTGGATCAGCAACGTCGGGGTGGGCTACATCAAGGTCTCGGACGGATTCGCCCAGAACCCGGCCACGATGGCGGAGCAGTTCGTCACGTGCATGGCCTCGTCGGGGATGTTCCTCGGCTTCACCAAGCGGGAGATCCTCATCAACGAGGAGTACGTGGTGTCGGACCGGATCGGCTGGCGTCTGCAGTCAAACGTGTACGTCGGCAACCAGATCCACAACGGCATCGAGGGTGACGTCGTCGACATCATCGTCGTCCCCACCGACGACGAGGACAGGTTCTCCGTCTACGTGTCGTGCGCCACCATCGGCCACGAGGAGAACCTCGAGCAGGTCGCCGTCTCGCTCGAAACGTTACGCTACGACGGCTGA
- a CDS encoding bifunctional [glutamine synthetase] adenylyltransferase/[glutamine synthetase]-adenylyl-L-tyrosine phosphorylase — translation MSRYQSQTGEFARRGFDSATSAARVWERWLGRTDGEPPVELGIFEPVADRDLALDSLERIAAADPRLFQEVAANPGWLRRLVLVLGGSSVLAQTLVRHPGECRALEEEPQARGRGGWINFFYGRCGVVDGVAEGSADDLRLANKVALIEIAARDLASEKPLSVVDSISSELAHVADAVLEASLAYARAEVDNWDKARLAVLAMGKTGASELNYISDVDVIYVAEPANGAGTDEAISIATRLAAAQSRICSAHTGEGTIWQVDAALRPEGKAGPLVRTLSSCRAYYEKWAKNWEFQALLKARPAAGDLDVGQEFVDLVWPLVWAAGERPGFLAEIRGMRDRVISLIPAKQADREIKLGAGGLRDTEFSVQLLQLVHGRHDERLRVRGTFTGLAELIGAGYIGRADGAEMAEAYRFQRVLEHRVQLRRLRRTHLVPDDQTALDQLGRSLQMGGDELVARWRDSTRRVQRLQQRIFFSPLLDAVSSVSIDGLKLTPDAAQTRMSALGFADPKAALGHIQALTKGSGRGAEIQRQLLPAMLGWFAEGPNPDFGLLAFRQLSEALGTTDWYLRALRDEGYMAPRLARIASSSRYVVDLLKRNPDHIRMLAGNDDLRPRSADELTDAMTRAAARQEDTDKAIASVRAVRRAELCRIALSDVLGHADLSAVGVALSDLASATIDAGLMLARRDIQAPDIGVIALGRWGGSEMSYSSDADCMFVVPDGVEGPELSAATDLVRRASQIIGAPGPDPALVVDTDLRPEGKGGPQVRTVSSYGTYYRKWASTWEAQMLLRARPGAGSRELAAAVLDDAESFRYPLNGLRSEQVTEIRRLKSRMEQERIPKGVPRERHLKLGPGGLSDVEWTVQLHQLQHAADHPSLRTTSTLQALAALAKLGVFGDQQAKRLADAWTRASMLRDANMLVRGRPNDALPADMRELAAIAVLLGYGPGEASRLVEDTRRLLRRASDVVDELFWGL, via the coding sequence GTGAGCAGGTACCAGTCGCAGACGGGGGAGTTCGCCCGCCGCGGCTTCGACTCGGCGACGTCGGCGGCCCGGGTCTGGGAGCGCTGGCTGGGCCGCACCGACGGGGAACCCCCGGTCGAGCTGGGAATCTTCGAGCCGGTGGCCGACAGAGACCTGGCTCTCGATTCCCTGGAGCGGATCGCCGCAGCAGACCCGAGGCTCTTCCAAGAAGTGGCGGCGAACCCGGGGTGGCTCCGCCGGTTGGTGCTGGTGCTTGGGGGATCGAGCGTGCTCGCGCAGACCCTGGTCCGCCACCCCGGGGAATGTCGAGCGCTGGAGGAGGAGCCGCAGGCGCGTGGCCGCGGTGGATGGATCAACTTCTTCTACGGCCGGTGCGGCGTGGTGGACGGTGTGGCCGAGGGCAGCGCGGACGACCTCCGCCTGGCCAACAAGGTCGCCCTCATCGAGATCGCGGCGCGCGACCTGGCGTCGGAGAAGCCGCTCTCCGTGGTCGACAGCATCTCGTCGGAGCTCGCTCACGTCGCCGACGCGGTACTGGAGGCGTCACTGGCGTATGCCCGCGCGGAGGTCGACAACTGGGACAAGGCCCGGCTGGCCGTCCTTGCCATGGGCAAGACCGGGGCGTCCGAACTCAACTACATCTCCGACGTCGACGTCATTTATGTTGCGGAGCCGGCCAACGGGGCGGGGACAGACGAAGCCATCTCCATCGCCACCAGGCTCGCGGCTGCGCAGTCCCGGATCTGTTCCGCCCACACCGGCGAGGGGACCATCTGGCAAGTGGACGCGGCGCTTCGGCCCGAGGGGAAGGCCGGCCCGCTCGTGCGGACTCTGTCCAGCTGCCGCGCGTACTACGAGAAGTGGGCGAAGAACTGGGAGTTCCAGGCTCTCCTCAAGGCCAGACCGGCCGCAGGTGACCTCGACGTCGGGCAGGAGTTCGTCGACCTCGTGTGGCCTCTGGTGTGGGCCGCTGGCGAGCGCCCGGGGTTCCTCGCCGAGATCCGGGGCATGCGGGACCGGGTCATCTCCCTCATCCCCGCCAAGCAGGCTGACCGCGAGATCAAGCTCGGGGCCGGGGGCCTCCGCGACACCGAGTTCTCCGTTCAACTGCTTCAACTCGTCCACGGACGACACGACGAGCGGCTGCGGGTCCGCGGGACGTTCACAGGTCTCGCGGAACTGATCGGCGCGGGCTACATCGGCCGGGCGGATGGTGCGGAGATGGCGGAGGCGTACCGGTTCCAGAGGGTCCTCGAGCACCGCGTCCAGCTGCGACGGCTACGTCGCACACATCTGGTGCCGGACGACCAGACCGCGCTGGACCAGCTCGGTCGCTCGCTCCAGATGGGCGGCGACGAACTCGTCGCGCGCTGGCGGGACTCGACGAGACGGGTGCAGCGGCTGCAGCAGAGGATCTTCTTCTCTCCGCTGCTCGATGCAGTGAGCAGCGTCTCGATCGACGGCTTGAAACTCACCCCCGACGCCGCCCAGACCCGGATGTCCGCCCTCGGTTTCGCCGATCCCAAGGCCGCGCTCGGTCACATCCAGGCGCTCACCAAGGGGTCCGGACGCGGAGCGGAGATCCAACGCCAACTTCTGCCCGCGATGCTGGGCTGGTTCGCGGAGGGGCCCAACCCCGATTTCGGTCTCCTGGCCTTCCGCCAGCTGTCCGAGGCTCTCGGCACGACCGATTGGTACCTGCGCGCGCTGCGCGACGAGGGATACATGGCGCCCCGCCTGGCGCGCATCGCCTCGTCGAGCCGCTACGTCGTCGACCTCCTCAAACGAAACCCCGACCACATCCGGATGCTGGCGGGCAACGACGACCTGCGCCCGCGGTCTGCCGACGAACTGACCGACGCCATGACCCGGGCCGCGGCGAGGCAGGAGGACACCGATAAGGCCATCGCGTCGGTGCGCGCCGTCCGCCGGGCGGAACTCTGCCGCATCGCGTTGAGCGATGTGCTCGGCCACGCCGACCTGTCGGCAGTGGGGGTCGCGCTGAGCGACCTGGCCTCGGCGACGATCGACGCGGGCCTGATGCTGGCACGCCGCGATATCCAGGCGCCCGATATCGGCGTGATAGCTCTCGGGCGCTGGGGCGGCTCGGAGATGAGCTACTCCTCGGACGCCGACTGCATGTTCGTCGTGCCCGACGGCGTCGAGGGACCGGAACTGTCGGCCGCCACGGATCTGGTGCGCCGCGCCTCGCAGATCATCGGCGCGCCCGGGCCCGACCCGGCGCTCGTGGTGGACACGGACCTGCGCCCGGAAGGCAAGGGCGGCCCGCAGGTGCGCACGGTCTCCTCCTACGGAACCTATTACCGCAAATGGGCGTCCACGTGGGAGGCGCAGATGCTGCTGCGGGCCAGGCCCGGAGCCGGGTCCCGTGAGCTCGCGGCTGCCGTGCTCGACGACGCGGAGAGCTTCCGTTATCCGCTCAACGGACTCCGCTCGGAGCAGGTGACTGAGATTCGTCGGCTCAAATCGCGGATGGAGCAGGAGCGCATCCCCAAGGGAGTTCCCCGTGAACGGCACCTCAAGCTCGGCCCCGGTGGACTGTCCGACGTGGAGTGGACAGTCCAGCTGCACCAGCTGCAACACGCCGCTGACCATCCATCCCTGCGAACCACCTCGACGCTGCAGGCGCTGGCGGCGCTCGCCAAGCTCGGCGTGTTCGGCGACCAGCAGGCCAAGCGTCTCGCCGACGCCTGGACGCGCGCGTCTATGCTGCGCGACGCCAACATGCTGGTGCGGGGTAGACCCAACGACGCCCTTCCCGCCGACATGCGCGAGCTCGCCGCGATCGCGGTCCTGCTCGGCTACGGCCCCGGCGAGGCGTCCCGCCTGGTCGAGGACACCAGACGGCTGCTGAGGCGGGCCTCGGACGTCGTCGACGAGCTCTTCTGGGGGCTTTGA
- a CDS encoding transglutaminase-like domain-containing protein: MTSRHVSSTLIVDVRQPADLVFSVAVSSEYPEVRETLSFRVGDEDVAVEEVVAPSGSRLHRLRETPVGSLTVDYTAAVHGRSPEPPLLGIDEILYTRPSRYCDSDRLANLAHAHFEGLTGRELVRAVTDWVSTNIAYRPGSSRVVDGALETYLDRAGVCRDYAHLVVALLRGRNVPARMASVYAPGLKPMDFHAVAEVFLEGRWHVIDATGLAPRQSMVRICTGRDAADTAFMTTLGGRTVLTSMTVNAWVDGDLPVDDRSEPATLS; this comes from the coding sequence GTGACCAGCCGCCATGTCTCCAGCACCCTGATCGTCGACGTTCGCCAGCCGGCCGACCTGGTGTTCTCCGTTGCGGTCAGCAGCGAGTACCCGGAGGTGCGGGAGACCCTCTCCTTCAGAGTCGGCGACGAGGACGTTGCCGTCGAGGAAGTCGTCGCGCCGTCGGGCAGCCGCCTCCATCGGCTCCGGGAGACCCCCGTGGGGAGCCTCACCGTCGACTACACCGCGGCCGTACACGGCCGCAGCCCCGAGCCGCCGCTGCTCGGCATCGATGAGATCCTCTACACGCGACCCTCCCGCTACTGCGACTCGGACCGGCTCGCCAACCTGGCACACGCCCACTTCGAGGGTCTCACGGGCCGGGAGTTGGTCCGGGCGGTGACCGACTGGGTCAGCACGAACATCGCCTACCGGCCGGGGTCAAGCCGGGTCGTCGACGGCGCCCTGGAGACCTATCTCGATCGCGCAGGCGTCTGCCGGGACTATGCGCACCTCGTGGTCGCGCTCCTGCGGGGTCGCAACGTTCCCGCCCGGATGGCGTCGGTCTACGCTCCGGGTCTGAAACCGATGGACTTCCACGCGGTCGCGGAGGTCTTCCTCGAGGGTCGCTGGCACGTGATCGACGCCACCGGGCTGGCTCCCCGTCAGTCGATGGTGCGGATCTGTACCGGGCGGGACGCGGCCGATACCGCGTTCATGACCACGCTCGGCGGCCGCACCGTGCTGACATCCATGACGGTGAACGCGTGGGTGGACGGCGATCTTCCGGTCGACGATCGCTCAGAGCCCGCGACACTCAGCTGA
- the map gene encoding type I methionyl aminopeptidase: MTPITPFDITPLRDVPRTIRRPEYVGRPAPKPYTGSDVQTSEIIEKMRVAGRIAADAMHEAGKAIAPGVTTDQLDAVAHQYMLDHGAYPSALGYRGFPKSVCTSVNEVVCHGIPDLRPLEDGDLVKIDVTAYKDGVHGDNCYTFFCGDVDEESRLLTERTQEALNRAIKAVRPGRPVSVIGRVIEAYAKRFGYGVIRDYTGHGVHTAFHSGLVILHYDEPRMDTLMQPGMTFTIEPMLTLGGHDTDVWDDDWTVITTDGSRVAQFEHSLVVTNDGAEILTLPSSPPPPM, translated from the coding sequence GTGACCCCCATTACTCCGTTCGACATCACCCCCCTCCGCGACGTCCCGCGCACCATCCGCCGCCCCGAATACGTGGGCAGGCCCGCGCCGAAGCCGTACACCGGCTCCGACGTGCAGACCTCGGAGATCATCGAGAAGATGCGGGTGGCAGGGCGCATCGCGGCCGACGCGATGCATGAGGCCGGCAAGGCCATCGCACCCGGGGTCACCACCGATCAGCTCGACGCCGTCGCTCACCAGTACATGCTCGACCACGGCGCCTACCCGTCCGCGCTCGGCTACCGCGGGTTCCCGAAGTCGGTGTGCACCAGCGTCAACGAGGTGGTCTGCCACGGGATCCCCGATCTTCGACCGCTCGAGGACGGCGACCTGGTCAAGATCGACGTCACCGCCTACAAGGACGGCGTGCACGGAGACAACTGCTACACGTTCTTCTGCGGAGATGTCGACGAGGAGTCGCGGCTGCTGACCGAGCGCACCCAGGAGGCGCTCAACCGCGCGATCAAGGCGGTGCGTCCGGGCCGTCCCGTCTCGGTGATCGGCCGCGTCATCGAGGCGTACGCCAAGCGGTTCGGCTACGGGGTCATCCGGGACTACACCGGCCACGGCGTCCACACGGCGTTCCACTCTGGGCTGGTCATCCTCCACTACGACGAGCCCCGGATGGACACCCTCATGCAGCCGGGCATGACCTTCACCATCGAGCCCATGCTGACGCTGGGCGGACACGACACCGATGTGTGGGACGACGACTGGACCGTGATCACCACCGACGGCTCGCGGGTGGCGCAGTTCGAGCATTCCCTCGTCGTGACCAACGACGGCGCGGAGATTCTGACGCTCCCCTCCTCACCGCCTCCCCCGATGTGA
- a CDS encoding sterol carrier family protein — MFKPSPAVVAALRARFEDHAELDAVLAGRRPDLTGLLLQAAQAPEPLGAVLLAAVARAGCSLLGERHPGASIEVRVPPYAAVQIGFDSGPRHTRGTPPNVVEMDPETFAALAAGRLDWAEAPLRASGAHAAETERAFPLL, encoded by the coding sequence ATGTTCAAGCCGTCCCCCGCTGTGGTTGCCGCGCTGCGCGCACGATTCGAGGACCACGCAGAACTGGACGCGGTGCTGGCCGGCCGCCGTCCAGACCTGACGGGACTGCTGCTGCAGGCCGCCCAGGCCCCCGAGCCGCTGGGGGCCGTCCTGTTGGCGGCCGTCGCCCGCGCCGGGTGTTCCCTCCTCGGCGAGCGGCACCCGGGGGCGAGTATCGAGGTGCGGGTCCCGCCCTACGCAGCGGTCCAGATCGGGTTCGACTCAGGGCCACGACATACCCGCGGTACTCCCCCCAACGTCGTGGAGATGGACCCGGAGACGTTCGCCGCCCTTGCGGCTGGACGTCTCGACTGGGCAGAAGCACCGCTCCGGGCGAGCGGCGCCCACGCGGCTGAGACCGAGCGCGCGTTCCCTCTGCTCTAG
- a CDS encoding circularly permuted type 2 ATP-grasp protein — MSAEATARREIADYRARLSGGWDELMAPTGVRADQQLIADAIAANGLDGLLSARDDLASLVDDEGIHFGTEGGRGWRVDPLPVVLGAEEWARLEAGLQQRARLLSLVLADLYGEQRLLASGAVPAEIVWGHPGFLHQACGVPVPRDRWLPLTATDLGRGEDGRWTVFADRTGTPAGAGYAMANRRLTSRVMGDLHHDARPARLRSYFSAMRAGLQQLSPHDGRTPRGVLLWAGASSETAYEQGFLATLLGYALVEAEDLVLREGRVWVNAPEGRTLVDVILRRVSSELADPLEFRSESQVGIAGLLESTRLGNVVTVNPLGSGVLENPALLALMPSLAPQLLGEELLLPTAQTWWCGDDSGRSHVAAHLDRLLIKPLGRGRGGETRAGWELTTDQRESLLARIEAEPWAWCAQEPLELSTTPLVTDEGVRPARFVLRCFGAQVDHSHEVLAGGLARVAADDRFRISSAEGALSKDVWVLDPEEVAETWTPTFEGGPIAIQRVGRLAPRIADNLYWLGRYVERADGAARLLRRAVDLAGDYGGRPDSRGAQVLGAVLLAGERITGLDLSSGDVGGALTLMRPAIVDQRLPGSVAHAVRKLTRAAHEVPDLMSADLWHVLGQLARTVDDAGHRRDLPGVLDDLLAGTLAVAGINNESLTRDATWAFVDAGMRIERAQRTLGVVLHTLGEDRAAVVEAQLVDAILEFSESLITHRRRSASGEGPRNPAAAAASLLVTDPANPRSAAFQVARLADDLRIAGDEELAAALSGLALTSADMEVLIEGPRRDFAHFVAAQLKELRAFSDDLVRRHLTRSAPRRAMLAGWGEGEDT; from the coding sequence GTGAGTGCCGAAGCGACCGCGAGACGCGAGATAGCGGACTACCGCGCCCGACTGAGCGGAGGCTGGGACGAGCTAATGGCCCCGACGGGGGTACGCGCCGATCAGCAGCTCATCGCGGACGCGATCGCCGCAAATGGTCTCGACGGTCTCCTCTCCGCACGCGACGACCTCGCCTCTCTTGTCGACGACGAAGGCATCCACTTCGGAACCGAGGGAGGCCGGGGGTGGCGCGTCGACCCCCTCCCCGTCGTGCTCGGAGCCGAGGAGTGGGCGCGCCTCGAGGCCGGGTTGCAGCAACGCGCGCGGCTCCTCAGCCTCGTCCTCGCCGACCTGTACGGGGAACAACGCCTCCTCGCCTCCGGCGCGGTGCCGGCGGAGATCGTCTGGGGGCATCCAGGATTCCTCCACCAGGCGTGCGGAGTGCCGGTGCCTCGCGATCGATGGCTGCCCCTCACCGCGACCGATCTCGGCCGTGGGGAGGACGGCCGGTGGACGGTGTTCGCGGATCGGACCGGCACCCCCGCGGGAGCCGGTTACGCCATGGCCAACCGCCGCCTCACCTCCCGCGTCATGGGCGACCTCCACCACGATGCCCGGCCCGCCCGCCTCCGCAGCTACTTCTCCGCCATGCGGGCCGGCCTGCAGCAGCTGTCCCCTCACGACGGCCGCACCCCCCGCGGAGTTCTCCTGTGGGCCGGGGCCTCCAGCGAGACCGCGTACGAGCAGGGTTTTCTGGCCACGCTCCTGGGTTACGCCCTCGTCGAGGCCGAGGATCTGGTGCTCCGCGAGGGGAGAGTCTGGGTCAACGCGCCTGAAGGCCGGACCCTCGTCGACGTCATCCTGCGCCGGGTGTCGTCGGAACTCGCCGATCCGCTCGAGTTCAGGTCCGAGTCGCAAGTCGGGATCGCCGGTCTCCTGGAGTCGACGCGGCTGGGTAACGTCGTGACGGTCAACCCGTTGGGGAGCGGGGTCCTTGAGAACCCGGCGCTTCTCGCGCTGATGCCATCGCTGGCGCCACAACTCCTGGGCGAAGAGCTTCTGCTTCCCACGGCCCAGACCTGGTGGTGCGGCGACGACAGCGGCCGCTCGCACGTCGCGGCCCACCTTGACCGGCTCCTCATCAAGCCCTTGGGCCGAGGCCGTGGGGGTGAAACGCGCGCCGGATGGGAACTCACCACCGACCAACGGGAGTCGCTCCTCGCCCGGATCGAGGCCGAGCCGTGGGCGTGGTGCGCTCAGGAACCCCTCGAGCTCTCCACCACGCCCCTGGTCACCGATGAGGGCGTTCGCCCGGCACGCTTCGTGCTGCGCTGTTTCGGGGCCCAGGTCGATCACAGCCACGAGGTGCTGGCCGGTGGACTCGCCAGGGTTGCCGCCGATGACCGGTTCCGCATCTCCAGCGCGGAGGGGGCCCTGAGCAAAGACGTCTGGGTGCTCGACCCAGAGGAGGTGGCCGAGACCTGGACACCCACCTTCGAGGGGGGACCCATCGCGATCCAGCGGGTCGGACGCCTCGCGCCGAGAATCGCGGACAACCTCTACTGGCTGGGCCGGTACGTTGAGCGGGCCGACGGCGCCGCGAGGCTACTGCGTCGGGCAGTCGACCTGGCGGGCGACTACGGAGGCCGGCCCGATTCCCGCGGCGCCCAGGTGTTGGGCGCGGTGCTGCTGGCGGGCGAGCGCATCACCGGCCTGGACCTCAGCAGCGGAGACGTTGGCGGGGCACTCACGCTGATGCGGCCCGCGATCGTCGATCAACGGCTGCCCGGTTCTGTGGCCCATGCTGTTCGCAAACTCACCAGAGCGGCGCACGAGGTGCCGGACCTGATGTCGGCCGACCTCTGGCACGTGCTCGGGCAGCTGGCGCGGACCGTCGACGACGCGGGTCACCGACGCGACCTGCCGGGCGTGCTCGACGACCTGCTCGCGGGGACACTTGCCGTCGCGGGGATCAACAACGAAAGCCTGACCCGCGACGCGACGTGGGCGTTCGTCGACGCGGGGATGCGGATCGAGCGCGCCCAGCGCACCCTGGGCGTCGTGCTCCATACCCTCGGCGAAGATCGGGCGGCGGTGGTGGAGGCGCAACTCGTGGATGCGATCCTCGAGTTCAGCGAGTCGCTCATCACGCATCGACGCCGTTCTGCGTCGGGTGAGGGGCCCCGGAACCCCGCAGCAGCGGCAGCGTCCCTCCTCGTCACTGATCCTGCCAACCCGCGGTCGGCGGCTTTCCAGGTTGCCCGACTGGCCGACGACCTGAGGATCGCCGGGGACGAGGAGTTGGCCGCCGCCCTCTCCGGCCTGGCCCTGACCAGCGCCGACATGGAGGTCCTCATCGAGGGACCCCGGCGCGACTTCGCCCACTTCGTCGCCGCCCAACTGAAGGAGCTGCGCGCGTTCTCCGATGACCTGGTCAGGCGCCACCTGACCCGCTCCGCCCCCCGGCGGGCGATGCTGGCCGGGTGGGGCGAAGGTGAGGACACGTGA
- a CDS encoding glutamine synthetase family protein codes for MEERGIRFVRLWFTDVLGSLKSVAIAPAEVEGAIAEGVGFDGSAIEGFARVFESDMVAHPDPSTYQVLPWREGGRSTARMLCDIRLPDGSPSFADPRYVLKRALDGAGRKGFTFYIHPEIEFFLLRTLNPPTPLDEGGYFDHTTLGDGTDFRRDAITMLEQMGISVEFSHHEAAPGQHEIDLRYADALTMADNVMTFRVVIREVAVSQGIHASFMPKPFSEHPGSGMHTHMSLFEGDTNAFYDAADEYHLSKTAKQFIAGLLRHAPEITAVTNQWVNSYKRLVGGDEAPSYACWGRSNRSALIRIPQFTPGKTSSARIEYRAVDAAVNPYLAYALMLNAGLKGIEEEYQLPEETEDEVWRLTDRERQAIGIRELPRNLDQALRLMEESEVVAETLGEHVFEYFLRNKREEFAVYRRQVTPWELERHIRVM; via the coding sequence ATGGAGGAACGCGGCATCCGGTTCGTCAGGCTCTGGTTCACCGACGTGCTCGGCTCGCTGAAGTCGGTGGCGATCGCGCCCGCCGAAGTCGAAGGGGCCATCGCGGAGGGTGTCGGGTTCGACGGGTCCGCGATCGAAGGGTTCGCGCGCGTCTTCGAGTCGGACATGGTGGCGCACCCCGACCCGTCGACCTACCAGGTGCTGCCCTGGCGCGAAGGGGGCCGCTCGACGGCGCGGATGCTCTGCGACATCCGTCTCCCGGATGGGTCGCCGAGCTTCGCCGACCCGCGCTACGTCCTCAAGCGCGCTCTCGACGGGGCCGGCCGCAAGGGCTTCACCTTCTACATCCACCCGGAGATCGAGTTCTTCCTGCTGCGGACGCTCAACCCGCCGACGCCGCTCGACGAGGGCGGATACTTCGACCACACGACGCTCGGCGACGGCACGGACTTCCGGCGCGACGCCATCACCATGCTCGAGCAGATGGGCATCTCCGTGGAGTTCAGCCACCACGAGGCGGCGCCGGGGCAGCACGAGATCGACCTGCGGTACGCCGACGCCCTCACGATGGCTGACAACGTCATGACGTTCCGCGTCGTCATCCGCGAGGTGGCGGTCAGCCAGGGCATTCACGCCTCCTTCATGCCGAAGCCGTTCTCTGAGCATCCGGGCTCCGGAATGCACACCCACATGTCACTGTTCGAGGGCGACACCAACGCCTTCTACGACGCCGCCGACGAGTATCACCTGTCGAAGACGGCCAAACAGTTCATCGCGGGGCTCCTGCGCCACGCACCCGAGATCACCGCGGTCACCAACCAGTGGGTCAACTCCTACAAGCGCCTCGTCGGAGGCGACGAGGCGCCGTCCTACGCCTGCTGGGGTCGCTCCAACCGGTCCGCGCTCATCCGCATCCCCCAGTTCACCCCCGGCAAGACGTCGTCGGCGCGCATCGAGTACCGGGCGGTGGACGCCGCGGTCAACCCCTACCTCGCGTACGCGTTGATGCTCAATGCCGGACTCAAGGGCATCGAGGAGGAGTACCAGCTTCCGGAGGAGACCGAGGACGAGGTGTGGCGGCTCACCGACCGGGAGCGGCAGGCGATCGGTATCCGTGAGCTTCCGAGGAACCTGGACCAGGCGCTGCGCCTCATGGAGGAGAGCGAAGTGGTCGCCGAGACACTCGGCGAGCACGTCTTCGAGTACTTCCTGAGGAACAAGCGCGAGGAGTTCGCGGTTTACCGCCGGCAGGTCACGCCCTGGGAGCTGGAGCGTCACATCCGCGTGATGTGA